In Streptomyces sp. NBC_00224, the genomic stretch ACGGGTCATGCGGGGCAACTCCCAAGGGACGTAAGGCGGGTTGGGGGCCGAGCGGTTCTGGTCATGAGCCTTGCGCCCTGCTGTGTGTCCGGCACTTTGTCCGTATCCTTCGACCAGGTGAACTCCGGACAAGGACCTCTTTGTCCGGGACACGGCCGGACAATGCCGGGGGGCGTCATGGCGGGTGCGAAGGGCCGGGGCCGTGGCTGGCGGCCGTTGCGAGCGCAGACGCACCAGGCGGCGGAACTGGCCACGTTCCTGCGGGCGCTGATGGACGAGCACGGCATCACGGTGCGCGCGCTCGCGGAGGCGACCCGCTGGGGGAAGTCGACGATCAGCGACAACCTGGACGGGCGGGTGCCTTCCAAGCAGTTCGTCACCGGCCTGGTCCAGGCGGTGGTCCGCGAGCCCCGCAAGCGCGACATCGACCTCAAGCAGGCCTGGGCGCTGTGGGAGGCAGCGGACAAGCCGCCCGCGCCTCCGTCACCGCACTCGGGGGCCAGCGGCGGAGCGCTGGCGGTACGGGCCACCCAGGAGGAGCTGATCTCCCTCACCCGCCAGACCCTGGACTTGGAGCGGGAGCGGGCGGGCACCCACCAGCTGGTCCTGCTGCTGATGCGGCTGGTCTCCACCCTTCAGACCGAGGTTGCCCACGCCCGGGAAGTGCCTGACGCCCGCGCGAAGCTGAAGGCGTTAGAGGACCAGTTACATACCGCCCAAGTGGATCTGGAACGCGCCCGGCAGGCTCGGGAGGAGGCGGAACTCCTGGCCGACCGCGCCCAGCAGCAGAGCACCGCGCTCCAGGAGGAGCTCGCCCAGCTCCGCGCCGCCGCGCCGCCGATCACCATCGCTTTCCGCCTCGGTCCCCAGGACCTGCCTGCGGAACTGCAGGAGGAGTACTTCCTGGCCGATCCGGACCGGGCGCTGCGCACCGCCGAGGCGATGCTGGTGAAGGGAGCTGAACACCGTTCCGAGCTGGAGGGCTCCATCGCTCCGGCGGACCCGTGGCAGGCTCGGCAGGTGGGCGAGGGCTGGCTGCTGGTGGCGCTGGTGCTGGGCCGGGTCCTGGGCTGTCTGCTGATGATGGTGGGCGCCAGCCTGCACTATGCGCTCAAGACCTGGGTAACGTCGTCAACGGTCTGGCTGGGCTTCCCCGACCTGCTGGTGCTCGTCGGCATCGCGCTGCTGTACGACCCATGGGACATCGTCTGGGACACCGCGCGCCCGCTGCTGCTGCGGCTGATCGGCGACCGGGACGAGCCAGTGGTGTGGCCGCTGACGGTGGAAGAGGCGCTGACTCGGGCCTTGAGGCTGCCGTGGGCAGTGGCCGCGGCCACCGCCACGGTGCTGAGCCTGGCCACGGTCAGCTGGTGGTCCCTGTGGCTGCTGGCCGCCACCGTCCCGGCCGCCCTGGGGACCATGGCGTACACGGTGCTGGGGCGCAACCGGCCCGTGGTAGCGCTGGTCGCGCCGGTGTTGTCGAGCGGGCTGGCTGTGCTTCGGCCGTTGCTGCCAGGCCCGGCTGCGACCGGGGCTATGCCCTCCCAGACCACGGCGACGGAACGCTGACAACAACACGTCACCTGGGGCTCTCCAGCTCGCTGCCGGGAGGCCGTGTCATCCGATGGTCACCGTCACGTTGTACAAGCCGCTCGCGCCGACGGCCGTGGCGGTCGAGCACCGGCGAGGGGCGGGGAGGGCTGGCCTACTGCGTGCTCTTTGTCGTTCAGGGCCCTTGTCGACGTACGCGCGGACCAGACCGGCCACTTCGGCCGCGGTCAGTTCCCTGGTCCAGCGTCGGCTGCAGTGCGAGGTGCAGCTCAGCAAGAAGTACTGCGCCGAGCCGTCGGCGTACCGCGCGGCGACCGCGACCGACCATGCGCGGCTCGCGCGCTGTGCGCTGCGCAGCGTCGTCGCGGACGCGGGTGGTGGCTGCGCATCCGCTGCCGGGCCGGGCAACTCGGGCCCGGACCATCGGCTGCGCAAGTCGGACCTGCGCACTCGACACCTCGCCAGTGCCGCTGCGCAGCCACACGTTGGCGAACAGCTGCGCATAGCGCGCTGGATCGGCGGCTGCCGCACTGCGCATCGGCGGGGCCTGGCCGGGACGGCTGCCTGAACTGACGTCGGGCTGCAGATGAGGGCGACTGCCAGCGCGACGGGGTCCTGAGGCGACAATGGCCAGGGCGGCCAGGCGGGAGGGTCGGACGCGGTGCCGCAGCGCGACGGGGTGGCTCTGTGCAGCCTTGCCGGAGGGCATGGTCAAAGATCCAGGCTAGAACGTGTAGTTGCTGACGTCGAAGAAATCCGCTGCCCCCGACCACACCACCTGCCACCAGACCCCCACCACGGTCACGAAGAGGTCACAGGAGTCGTGGTCGAGGTCATGGTCGGCCCCACCATGGCCCCCACCACGGCCCGGGCCCGGGCCTACGGGAAGGTGTACCAGCAGCGCGCGGTCCCCAGGTCGGCCGCTGGGGGCGAACATATGCGGTGCCGCCACCGCATCCGCGTGCCCGCGCGCTGGTGGAAGCCAGCCAGACCGGCTGAACGGCCGTGCCGTGTGTCATGCGGAACTGCGCATCGGAAGATCAGGACTCTTCGACTGGTTGCGCAGCCATGACGTGCACGGTGACTGCGCAGACTCCATACCCGGTTGCACAGACTGATTGCGCAACGCCCCTCCGGAGCTGCGCAGTTGAGCTACGCCCAGGGCCGCGCAGCGAGGGGACGGTGGCGTGGTGGGCCCGACCATGAGCCCGGCCACGGCAAACAGAGGTTCCCGGTGGTGGCTCGTGACCATGGTCGGGGCCCGTGGCCCCAACGGGTGGAGCCAGCCCGCCGCGGTCTGCCACCGCCTCCACAGCCGTCCGCACGGCCTCCTGTTCCGGGTGGGAGTCGGCGTACCCGGGACTCTT encodes the following:
- a CDS encoding helix-turn-helix domain-containing protein, translating into MAGAKGRGRGWRPLRAQTHQAAELATFLRALMDEHGITVRALAEATRWGKSTISDNLDGRVPSKQFVTGLVQAVVREPRKRDIDLKQAWALWEAADKPPAPPSPHSGASGGALAVRATQEELISLTRQTLDLERERAGTHQLVLLLMRLVSTLQTEVAHAREVPDARAKLKALEDQLHTAQVDLERARQAREEAELLADRAQQQSTALQEELAQLRAAAPPITIAFRLGPQDLPAELQEEYFLADPDRALRTAEAMLVKGAEHRSELEGSIAPADPWQARQVGEGWLLVALVLGRVLGCLLMMVGASLHYALKTWVTSSTVWLGFPDLLVLVGIALLYDPWDIVWDTARPLLLRLIGDRDEPVVWPLTVEEALTRALRLPWAVAAATATVLSLATVSWWSLWLLAATVPAALGTMAYTVLGRNRPVVALVAPVLSSGLAVLRPLLPGPAATGAMPSQTTATER